From Thermoleophilaceae bacterium, the proteins below share one genomic window:
- a CDS encoding ester cyclase: MATLTQPNAREVALASIEGVHKRDLDQIVAAGHPDHYVDDFVAIGEFHGKDGVRAFFAELFDAMPDFELTVEHVVADERTAAVKWRASGTFTGAPFQGIRATGRPVQLRGVDFFEIEDGLIRRNTVFYDGATFARQIGMLPPQGSLPDRVVLRLFNLKTRITRPFRR, encoded by the coding sequence ATGGCAACTCTCACACAGCCAAACGCACGCGAGGTCGCGCTCGCCTCGATCGAGGGGGTGCACAAGCGCGATCTCGACCAGATCGTCGCCGCAGGGCATCCGGATCACTACGTGGACGACTTCGTGGCGATTGGCGAGTTCCACGGAAAGGACGGCGTTCGCGCCTTCTTTGCAGAGCTCTTCGACGCGATGCCGGACTTCGAGCTCACGGTGGAACACGTGGTCGCCGACGAGCGCACGGCGGCCGTGAAGTGGCGCGCGTCTGGAACGTTCACCGGCGCACCGTTCCAGGGCATCCGGGCGACCGGCAGGCCCGTGCAGCTCCGCGGAGTCGACTTCTTCGAGATCGAGGACGGCCTGATCCGGCGGAACACGGTCTTCTACGACGGTGCGACGTTCGCCCGCCAGATTGGGATGCTCCCGCCGCAGGGTTCGCTCCCGGACCGCGTCGTGCTCCGGCTCTTCAACCTGAAGACGCGGATCACCCGGCCGTTCAGGCGTTGA
- a CDS encoding nuclear transport factor 2 family protein, with protein MPGSLDVVKAWVAACNDGDADAALALCDSSMELVEAKALPGAVTATGIDAVGRYLERFSAHWSEVQWLPQEFLESGDKVFMRARLRLRGRRSGIEVDREWIYVFTVRHGKLVRQDGFDERDEGLRAAGIEAA; from the coding sequence GTGCCGGGCAGCCTGGATGTGGTCAAGGCGTGGGTGGCTGCGTGCAACGACGGCGACGCCGATGCCGCTCTTGCGCTATGCGATTCCTCGATGGAGCTTGTCGAGGCGAAGGCCCTGCCCGGCGCGGTGACCGCCACCGGCATTGACGCGGTTGGTCGATACCTCGAACGTTTCTCCGCCCACTGGTCCGAGGTTCAGTGGCTACCACAGGAGTTCTTGGAGTCGGGGGACAAGGTCTTCATGAGGGCGCGTCTTCGACTCCGGGGGCGGCGGAGCGGGATCGAGGTCGACCGCGAGTGGATCTACGTGTTCACGGTGAGGCACGGAAAGCTCGTCAGGCAGGATGGCTTTGACGAACGGGACGAGGGTCTCCGAGCGGCCGGAATCGAGGCTGCATAG